In one window of Methanoculleus chikugoensis DNA:
- a CDS encoding methyl-accepting chemotaxis protein, with translation MKVGTKILVICLFLAIIPTLMLGIVAYTSSSGVINEQIETLLETQVHDARGWTNDVYKLTRNKVNSDLNVLHENFYARGTPEVIDGKLTLVDGDSNPYVINDNFEIVDQVQSLVGGAATVFQVYDDNAVRISTNVIGNDGTRAVGTELTQNVYDVVVNQGETYYGSRDLFGKRYVTAYEPIKDSRGNIVGVLFVGTEEQETLDVVKSSLKETVIGRNGYMFVIDSAGQVLVHPSLEGENWAGEEFAKEMLQNKVGVIRHQIDGTDIIDAYTYYEPLDWYIVSRAELSDFTGPIDTIRNTIVVVVLASIAIGVAIAILFGRSISDPLQQVVLMLKELRSGHLSARLNIRRQDEIGVMARTMDEFAGDLQTNVVGNLKKIALGEYVQEFPVADEGDEIRPALAMMVQSLDHLHKETLKLTDAARAGDLSIRGDEKAFRGGYRMIIAGFNKTLESITEPVNEAMRLARFYASGDFTARFDEKIPVAGEFVAYRDALNTIGIELSRLMKLISEELYEGVSVLSLASNEILAVTSQLSAASSQTAATVNETSDSVESVRKKTELVNQKTKGVSEKAMRALDVSKDGQKSVREILEGMNQIQREMDIVRMNVIRLSEQSQAVGEIIATVTDISEQSNLLAVNASIEAAKAGEFGKGFAVVANEIHNLAEQSKKATSNIRAILTDIQQGVTSTAVSTEQGIRSVADAARLTNNAQEAIEVLARSIADSSQEVIEIASSIQTQASGIDQISRAMENIRDAAQKNLETTHKAEKTAEDLHELGARLKRITQQYRV, from the coding sequence ATGAAAGTCGGGACGAAGATCCTCGTCATCTGCCTATTTCTGGCGATCATCCCGACGCTTATGCTCGGCATAGTGGCGTATACCAGTTCGAGCGGTGTGATTAACGAGCAGATCGAGACGCTGCTCGAGACGCAGGTGCACGACGCGCGGGGATGGACCAACGACGTCTACAAACTCACGCGCAACAAGGTGAACAGCGACCTCAACGTCCTCCACGAGAACTTCTACGCCCGGGGCACTCCGGAGGTCATCGACGGGAAACTGACGCTGGTGGACGGGGACAGCAACCCGTACGTCATCAACGACAACTTCGAGATCGTCGACCAGGTCCAGTCGCTGGTCGGCGGCGCGGCGACGGTCTTCCAGGTCTACGACGACAATGCCGTCAGGATCTCCACGAACGTCATCGGAAACGACGGGACGAGGGCGGTCGGGACCGAGCTGACCCAGAACGTCTACGACGTCGTGGTGAACCAGGGAGAGACCTACTACGGGAGCAGGGACCTCTTCGGCAAGCGCTACGTCACCGCATACGAACCGATAAAGGATAGCCGCGGAAACATCGTCGGAGTTCTCTTCGTCGGGACGGAGGAGCAGGAGACGCTCGACGTCGTCAAGTCGAGCCTCAAGGAGACGGTCATCGGCAGAAACGGCTACATGTTCGTCATCGACAGCGCCGGGCAGGTTCTCGTGCATCCGTCCCTCGAGGGCGAGAACTGGGCCGGCGAAGAGTTCGCCAAGGAGATGCTCCAGAACAAGGTCGGGGTCATCCGCCACCAGATCGACGGCACCGATATCATCGACGCCTATACCTACTACGAACCGCTCGATTGGTACATCGTCTCGCGTGCCGAACTCTCCGACTTCACCGGGCCGATAGACACTATCAGGAACACGATCGTCGTCGTCGTCCTCGCATCCATCGCCATCGGCGTCGCGATCGCCATCCTCTTCGGCCGCTCAATCTCCGATCCCCTGCAGCAGGTCGTCCTGATGCTCAAAGAACTCCGCAGCGGACACCTCTCCGCCCGGCTCAACATCAGGCGTCAGGACGAGATCGGGGTCATGGCCAGGACGATGGACGAGTTCGCCGGCGATCTCCAGACGAACGTCGTCGGGAACCTCAAAAAGATCGCTCTCGGCGAGTACGTCCAGGAGTTCCCGGTCGCCGACGAGGGCGACGAGATACGTCCCGCGCTCGCGATGATGGTCCAGTCGCTCGACCACCTTCACAAAGAGACGCTCAAACTCACCGATGCCGCCCGTGCGGGCGATCTCTCCATCCGCGGCGATGAGAAAGCGTTCCGCGGCGGCTACCGGATGATCATCGCCGGGTTCAACAAGACCCTCGAATCGATCACCGAACCGGTGAACGAGGCGATGCGGCTTGCGCGATTCTACGCTTCCGGCGACTTCACCGCCCGGTTCGACGAGAAGATCCCGGTCGCCGGGGAGTTCGTCGCCTACCGCGACGCCCTCAACACCATCGGGATCGAACTCTCGCGGCTGATGAAACTGATCAGCGAGGAACTTTACGAAGGCGTCTCGGTTCTTTCGCTCGCTTCAAACGAGATACTGGCGGTCACGAGCCAGCTCTCCGCGGCCAGTTCACAGACCGCTGCAACGGTGAACGAGACCTCGGACTCGGTCGAGAGCGTCAGGAAGAAGACCGAACTCGTGAACCAGAAGACGAAAGGCGTCTCGGAGAAGGCGATGCGGGCGCTGGATGTCTCAAAGGACGGCCAGAAATCGGTGCGGGAGATCCTCGAGGGCATGAACCAGATCCAGCGAGAGATGGATATCGTCCGGATGAACGTCATCCGGCTCTCCGAGCAGAGCCAGGCCGTCGGCGAGATCATCGCGACCGTGACCGACATCTCCGAGCAGTCCAATCTGCTCGCGGTGAACGCCTCCATCGAGGCCGCAAAAGCCGGAGAGTTCGGGAAAGGGTTTGCGGTCGTCGCAAACGAGATCCATAACCTTGCCGAGCAGTCGAAGAAGGCGACCTCGAACATCCGGGCCATCCTCACCGATATCCAGCAGGGAGTCACCTCGACCGCGGTCTCGACCGAGCAGGGGATCCGGTCCGTGGCGGACGCAGCCCGGTTGACGAACAACGCCCAGGAGGCGATAGAGGTGCTCGCCCGGTCGATAGCCGACTCCTCGCAGGAGGTCATCGAGATCGCCTCCTCGATCCAGACACAGGCCTCAGGGATAGACCAGATCTCACGCGCGATGGAGAACATCCGTGACGCGGCACAGAAGAACCTCGAGACCACCCACAAGGCGGAGAAGACCGCCGAGGACCTGCACGAGCTCGGCGCCCGCTTAAAGAGGATCACCCAGCAGTACCGGGTCTAG
- a CDS encoding hybrid sensor histidine kinase/response regulator, translating into MTGSDDVFRARLLETFREEADGHLEAITEGLIALEKAGPTPDLVERIYRTVHSLKGAARAVNLRDIESICQNLETVFSLVKRGEYVPGVDDFDLFHRAIAVIKSLLQGERPDASPAEINAALRAVPGRKETVPSGFPEDRPAGTGPASGENHAPEMPGPYNGSEQGTDRGMVRIAAHKLDRLTAGAESLLTTRLFITQRIRELEEMATRFSLWQWNYSQAFNDLQAIRGRAFGEEKVAIPPDLLLPLQRTVEFQEYNREFITNLQHDIATHLRSMEIDRSALETSTSEISDLVHDAALLPASTILAPFSAFVREFSRTSGKSVDLAIEGGEIEVDRRILDALKDPITHLIRNSIDHGIESPETRRAEQKSATGTVRIRVFPRSGSRVGIEVADDGAGIDSSAIRRTAVETGVITADEDATLTDSEAIWLIFRSGMTTSRIITDLSGRGLGLAIVEDTVSRLGGEVTVSSTVGRGTAITLTVPVRMATLRGLLVRSERQVYVLPMQQVKQVLRVRPDSLAIAKGRPTISLGGETIEVIRLTDALGIPSSCPAGEEERPKPLVIIAYGAGQIAGMVDEVIRVQEIVVRPLGSQLISVRRIDGAVTLGDGHLVLVLDPLELIQDAMQAERPVPAPVLPQATQQRILVVDDSVTSRALLQAILEGAGYQVETAVNGLDAFARLKQHEFDMVVSDVDMPRMNGFTLTEKIRAEGGQVARIRVVLVTSLGSPEDRERGKAVGADGYIVKKNFEAEEFLKIVRRLMRRREGEREER; encoded by the coding sequence ATGACCGGATCGGACGACGTATTTCGTGCCCGTCTCCTCGAGACGTTCCGCGAGGAGGCGGACGGGCACCTTGAAGCAATCACCGAGGGGCTGATCGCGCTTGAGAAGGCCGGGCCGACGCCCGATCTGGTCGAGCGGATTTACCGGACGGTTCACAGCCTGAAAGGAGCGGCACGCGCGGTCAACCTCCGGGATATCGAGTCCATCTGCCAGAACCTCGAGACCGTCTTCTCCCTTGTGAAGCGGGGAGAGTACGTCCCCGGAGTGGACGACTTTGATCTCTTCCACCGGGCAATCGCGGTCATAAAAAGTCTCCTTCAGGGAGAGAGACCCGACGCCTCGCCGGCGGAGATCAACGCGGCGCTCCGGGCCGTCCCCGGCAGGAAAGAGACGGTCCCGAGCGGTTTCCCGGAAGATCGACCGGCCGGAACGGGTCCGGCCTCCGGGGAGAACCACGCGCCCGAAATGCCGGGTCCCTATAACGGCAGCGAGCAGGGAACCGACCGGGGCATGGTGCGGATTGCCGCCCACAAACTCGACCGGCTCACCGCCGGAGCCGAGAGCCTCCTCACGACCCGGCTCTTCATCACGCAGAGGATACGCGAACTCGAGGAGATGGCGACCCGTTTCTCCCTCTGGCAGTGGAACTACTCCCAGGCGTTCAACGACCTGCAGGCGATCCGCGGGAGAGCCTTCGGGGAAGAGAAGGTGGCGATTCCTCCCGATCTTCTCCTGCCGCTCCAGCGAACGGTCGAGTTCCAGGAGTACAACCGCGAGTTCATAACCAACCTCCAGCACGATATCGCCACGCACCTGCGTTCCATGGAGATCGACCGGTCGGCACTCGAGACGAGCACATCCGAGATCTCGGACCTCGTCCACGATGCCGCGCTGCTCCCGGCTTCAACCATACTCGCCCCCTTCTCCGCGTTCGTGAGAGAGTTCTCCCGCACCTCGGGGAAATCGGTCGACCTCGCGATCGAGGGTGGCGAGATCGAGGTCGACCGCCGGATCCTCGATGCGTTGAAGGACCCCATCACGCACCTCATACGGAACAGCATCGATCATGGCATCGAGAGCCCTGAGACCAGAAGAGCAGAGCAAAAATCCGCCACAGGCACCGTGCGGATTCGGGTCTTCCCCCGATCGGGGAGCCGGGTCGGCATCGAGGTGGCCGACGACGGCGCCGGCATCGACAGCAGCGCGATCCGGAGGACGGCCGTCGAGACCGGGGTGATCACGGCGGATGAGGACGCAACCCTCACGGACAGCGAGGCGATCTGGCTCATCTTCCGATCGGGGATGACCACGAGCCGGATCATCACCGATCTCTCGGGGAGGGGGCTCGGGCTTGCGATCGTGGAAGACACCGTCTCCCGTCTCGGGGGAGAGGTGACGGTCTCCTCGACCGTCGGCAGGGGGACGGCGATCACCCTGACCGTCCCGGTGAGGATGGCCACCCTCCGCGGGCTCCTCGTCCGCTCTGAGCGGCAGGTATACGTCCTCCCGATGCAGCAGGTGAAGCAGGTTCTCCGGGTTCGCCCGGACTCCCTGGCCATCGCGAAGGGGCGGCCGACGATCAGCCTCGGGGGAGAGACGATCGAGGTCATCCGGCTCACCGACGCCCTGGGCATCCCCTCGTCCTGCCCTGCCGGGGAGGAGGAGCGGCCAAAGCCACTCGTCATCATCGCCTACGGGGCCGGGCAGATCGCGGGCATGGTCGACGAAGTGATCCGGGTCCAGGAGATCGTCGTCCGGCCGCTCGGCAGCCAGCTCATCTCTGTGCGGAGGATCGACGGGGCCGTGACCCTCGGGGACGGGCATCTGGTGCTCGTGCTCGATCCGCTCGAACTGATCCAGGACGCGATGCAGGCGGAACGGCCGGTGCCTGCACCCGTGCTCCCGCAGGCGACACAACAGCGGATCCTGGTTGTCGACGACTCGGTTACGTCGCGTGCCCTGCTGCAGGCGATACTCGAAGGAGCCGGATATCAGGTGGAGACCGCTGTCAACGGGCTCGACGCATTCGCAAGGCTTAAGCAGCATGAGTTTGATATGGTCGTTTCAGATGTTGATATGCCTCGGATGAACGGTTTTACGCTCACCGAGAAGATCCGGGCCGAAGGCGGGCAGGTTGCCCGGATCCGGGTGGTGCTCGTCACTTCGCTCGGTTCACCTGAAGACCGGGAGCGGGGAAAGGCGGTCGGGGCGGATGGATATATCGTCAAGAAGAACTTCGAGGCGGAAGAGTTTCTCAAGATAGTCCGGCGCCTGATGCGTCGCCGCGAGGGAGAGAGAGAGGAGCGATGA